GCCGGTATCACCCGGCGCGAGACCGTCTGCCGCCTCAGGGACGCCAGGTCCGGCCCGGGGCTCACCCGTTCCGCGCACGCGGTGCGGCTCGCCCACGAGCAGGTCGGGCCCGGTGCCATCTGGGTCATCGGGTGCGCTCCCACCGCACTCGAGGAGCTCCTCGTCCTCGATGCCGCGCCCGCCCTCGTCATCGGCCTGCCCGTCGGCTTCGTCGGCGCCGCCGAGTCCAAGGCCGCGCTGCGCGCGAGCGGGCTGCCCGCCGTCAGCAACGTGTCCGAGAAGGGGGGCAGTGCCGTCGCCGCCGCCGCCCTCAACGCTCTGCTCTACCACCCCCATATCAAGGAGAACGCGTGACCACCCCGCCCGCACTGCTGATCGCCGGCCACGGCACCCGTGACGAAGCCGGGGCCGAGGCCTTCCGGGACTTCGTAGGGGAGCTGGGGCGGCGCCATCCCGAACTCCCCGTCGCCGGCGGCTTCATCGAGCTGTCCCCGCCGCCGCTCGGCGACGCCGTCACCGAGCTCGTCGAGCAGGGCGTGAACCGCTTCGCCGCGGTGCCGCTGATGCTGGTCTCGGCCGGGCACGCCAAGGGCGACATCCCCGCGGCCCTCGCCCGTGAGCGGGAGCGGCATCCGGGGATCTCGTACGCCTACGGGCGTCCCCTCGGCCCGCACCCTTCGCTGCTGAAGGTGCTGGAGCGGCGGCTGGACGAGGCGCTGGGCACGGCTGCCCGTACGCCCGCCGACCGCGCCGATGTGACCGTGCTGCTGGTGGGCCGCGGTTCGACCGACCCGGACGCCAACGCCGAGGTGCTCAAGGCGGCCAGGCTGCTGTGGGAGGGACGCGGTTACGCGGGCGTGGAGACCGCGTTCGTCTCGCTCGCCGCTCCCGATGTGCCGAGCGGTCTCGACCGGTGCGTGCAACTGGGCGCGCGCCGGATCGTCGTGCTCCCGTACTTCCTCTTCACCGGCATCCTGCCGGAGCGCGTCCGCCTGCAGACGCAGGGCTGGGCGGCGGCCCACCCCGAGGTGGACGTGGTCTCGGCCGATGTGATCGGCCCCACCGAGGAGTTGCTGGACCTGGTCATGGAGCGCTACCGGGAGGCCGTCGCCGGCGACATCCGGATGAACTGCGACTCCTGCGTGTACCGGATCGCGCTGCCCGGCTTCGAGGACAAGGTGGGTCTGCCGCAGCAGCCCCACTTCCACCCCGATGACGACGGGCACCACCACGGCCACGGGCATCACCATGGCAGTCATGCGCACGCACACTGACGCACACGATCTGCGCCACCACGGTGACGCCGAGGTGCGGGACGCGCATCTCACGGACCTCGCGGTCAATGTCCGGACCGGGACTCCCCCGGACTGGCTGCGCGAGCGAATCGCGGACTCACTCAAGGCCCTGGCCGCGTATCCGGACGGGCGGGCGGCGCGTGCGGCGGTCGCGCGGCGGCACGGGGTGCCGGTGGAGCGGGTGCTGCTGACGGCGGGCGCGGCCGAGGCTTTCGTCCTGCTCGCCCGCGCCCTGACGGTACGTCATCCCCTGGTCGTGCACCCGCAGTTCACGGAGCCGGAGGCGGCGTTGCGGGACGCCGGACACGAGGTGGCGCGGGTGCTGCTGCGGGAGGCGGACGGTTTCCGCCTCGATCCGGCGGCCGTCCCCGACGCGGCGGACCTGGTGATGATCGGCAACCCGACGAACCCGACATCCGTGCTGCATCCGGCCGCCGACATCGCCTCACTCGCCCGGCCCGGCCGGGTGCTGGTGGTGGACGAGGCCTTTATGGACGCGGTGCCCGGCGAGTCCGAGGCGCTGGCGGGCCGGACCGATGTCCCGGGTCTGGTGGTGCTGCGCAGCCTCACCAAGACCTGGGGCCTCGCTGGCCTGCGTATCGGCTATGTGCTCGCCGAGCCGGAGACGATCGTGGCGCTGGAGCGGGCCCAGCCGCTGTGGCCGGTCGCGACGCCCGCGCTGGCGGCGGCCGAGGCGTGCATGGAGCCGGCCGCGCTCAAGGAGGCCTCGCTGGCCGCCTGCGGAATCGCGAGGGAGCGGGCGCATCTGCTGGCGGGGCTCGCGGAGTTCGACGAGGTACGGGTGGTGGAGGCGGCGGAGGCCCCCTTCGTCCTCCTGCATGTCCGGCGCGGCGCCGAGGTGCGCGAGCGGCTGCGCGGGCTCGGCTTCGCGGCCAGACGCGGGGACACCTTCCCGGGACTCGGCCCCGACTGGCTGCGGCTGGCGGTACGGGACCGTGCGACGACCAACCGCTTTCTGCAGGCGCTCGACCAGGCGCTGACGATGGTGGGCGACTAGGGCGTGTTTTAGAAGTAGCGCCGTCCGCCCGGAGGGCGGGCCCTGCGGCGTCTGGTGCGTGCAATCGCAAGGCGGAGGATCGCCCTCGTACTGGATGTACTTGGGCGACTCCGACAACATCGCGAGTGCGCGTGCCAGGCGCCGCGGGGCAGGCGGGACTTCTAAAACACGCCCTAGGGGCGTACTGCTGGGGGCTTCGCCCCCAGACCCCCAGTCCTCAATCGCCGGACGGGCTGGACCTTCCAGCCCCGCTGGGGGTCCCCCCACGCCCGCAGGGCGTAGGGGGAGATTGAGGCGCGGGGTTCGGGGCGGAGCCCCGCCAAGGGCCCGGGGTCAGTCCCGCGCGCGGCTGCGAGCCAGGAGGAGCCCCCGGCCACCGACCGCGAGCAACAGGATCGCGCCGCACGCGATGTACGGCGTCGCCCCACTGCCACCCGTCTCCGCGAGGTTCTCCGTAGCCGGGTCCTCGCCGGACTGCGCCTGCATTCCGGCGCTCGGCTTCGCCGACGGCTTCTGCTCCGCGGGCTCCTCCTGCTTCGCGGGCGCCTCCGGCGACTCGCACTTCGCCTCGGCCAGAGTGACCGTGCCGGTGACCTCCGCGACGTTCAGCTTGAGCGGGTTCACCGAAACCTTCAGCGACAGCGCGGTGGCCGCCGCCGTGCGCGACGTGGTGTGCGTCTTCGACAGATCGAGCGTCACCTCGCCGATCCCCGGCACCTCGACCCGGCTGGTGCCGCCGGTGGTGAGCGTGACCTTCTTGCCGAGCACGGTCACATGGCCGAGCAGACTGGACTCGGCGACCGGCTGCTTGCCCGCCTCGCAGACGGCCTTCGACGTGACCTTCTCGACCTCGACGAGCGAGAGCAGCGGCAGTCCGGGCACATGCAGCCCGGCGCGGGCGAGGTTGGTGTGGCCCTCGGCCTTGTGCCGGTCGACGGTGGCCTTCGCTGTGGCGACGTCCGCGCGCAGCACCTGGAAGGGCCTGCCCCCGTCGACCCCGTCCAACTGCACGGTCAGCGCGGTCTTCTCGGCACTGGCGGGCGCCTGCACCTCGTTGAGCGTGGCCGCCAGCGGGACGTTGACGGTCTTGTTGAGCAGGGACACATCGAGGCCGGTACGGAGCACGACCGCGCTCGCCCGGCCACCCTCGCCGCCGCCCCCTGTGGCATGCGCCGGAGCCGCGGCGAGGACGGCGACGGGCGCCGTGGCGAGGAGCGCGGCGGCAGCGCGGAACGTGTTGCTGTTCAAGGTGGTGGAACCCCCACAAGAGACATGGCGTCGCCCGCCGCCCCACGGGGACACGTGGTCGGCGGCGACTGAGACACCGGAATCTTTACGCACGGAGAGTGAACCGGCAGACACCTGGCGTGAGTTCACCCTAAAGTGGGGTTTCCGTGCTCGCATTCGATTCATGAGGTGCGGGCGTTCCCCTCAGCCGCGCGTGTCGCGACGAACGGGCAGTGCGCCGGTCGACTGCGGCGGCTCGCGCGTGAAGTGCTTCAACGAGCCGGACAACGAGCAGGTCACGCTCGGTCAACACGGCGCCCGCACCTAGGGCCTCTCGTTTGGATCTTGCCGGGCTCGCGTGCCCTGGCACGCACGCTCGCCGCGTTGTCGTCGGTCGGCATGGCTCCGCCATGCCTCCCTCCTCCGCCTTGCGATCGCACGCACCAGACCCCGCTCACTCATCCGGCCTGATCCAAACGAAAGACCCTAGACGTCGGTGCCGCGTCAGCCGATCACCCGCCCGTTGAGGATCACCCGCCGCGGCGCGGCCAGCGCCCTGACGTCCGCCCGCGGATCCTCGTCGTACACCACCAGGTCCGCCGGAGCGCCCTCCTCCAGCACCGGGCGGCCCAGCCACTCCCTCGCCCCCCAGGCCGTCGCCGACAGCGCCTGGACGGGCGGGATGCCCGCCTTCACCAGCTCCACCACCTCCGCGGCCACCAGGCCGTGCGCCAGCGAGCCGCCCGCGTCCGTGCCGACGAAGACCGGCACACCCGCGTCGTACGCCGCGCGCACCGTGTCGTAGCGGCGCTCGTACAGCCGGCGCATATGGGCGGACCACTGGGGGAACTTGGCTTCGCCGCCCGCCGCGAGGTCCGGGAAGGTCGCGATGTTGACCAGCGTCGGGACGATCGCGACGCCGCGCTCGGCGAACAGCGGGATGGTGTCCTCGGTGAGCCCCGTGGCGTGCTCGATGCAGTCGATGCCCGCCTCGACCAGGTCCCGGAGCGCGACCTCGGCGAAGCAGTGCGCGGTGACCCGCGCGCCGAGCCGGTGTGCCTCGGCGATCGCCGCCGCGACCTCGCCGCGTGGCCAGCAGGCGGTCAGATCCCCCGCGTCCCGGTCGATCCAGTCCCCGACGAGCTTGACCCAGCCGTCGCCGCGCCGGGCCTCCCGGGCGACATACGCGACGAGGTCGTCCGGCTCGATCTCATGGGCGAAGTTGCGGATGTAGCGGCGGGTGCGGGCGATGTGCCGGCCCGCTCTGATGATCTTCGGCAGATCCTCGCGCTCGTCGATCCAGCGGGTGTCCGACGGCGATCCCGCGTCGCGGATGAGCAGCGTGCCCGCGTCCCGGTCGGTGAGCGCCTGCTTCTCGCTGGTCGCCTCGTCGACGGCGCCGTGGTGGTCGAGCCCGACATGGCAGTGCGCGTCGACGAGCCCCGGGAGCGCCCAGCCCCGGACGGTGACGGCCTCGGCGCGGGGCCGATCGTAGGAGATCCGGCCGTCCACCACCCACAGCTCGTCCCTCGCCTCCTCGGGCCCGACGAGCACCCGCCCCTTCACGTGCAGCACCGTGTGATCGCTCATGAACAGCACTGTACGAGGGCCCGGGTACGGCCGGAGTCGGCGCTTCCCCGCTGGTCGTATCGGCAGAGTGAGCGCAGTCACGACGAACAGCATTTCTCCGGACACTAAATTCTGCGTTAATTGAAATAGACGGGAAGCTGCTTTATTCCAGGCAGCTTCCCGTATTCGTCTGCCCCCGTTCCGCGATCCTAAACGCCAAGGTTTCGATAGGATCGAACGACGTAATTCGGACGGGTCTCACGGGAGTTACAGCCGTGTGACCGACTCCACATCGCGTCCGATTCGTGCTTTAAATCCGGCACAAAAGCCATCAAAATGCCCTCGCGTTGAGTTGAGGCACGCGCCCGCGCGATAACACAAGGGGACACTCCACCCAACCCCTTCCCTCGATGCATTTTCTGAATTTGCTCGGTAAATTTCCTCGGCATGACAGCCGCACAAGAACACCTTGTACGAGCCAGCACCCCGAGCGAATTTCTGGAGATCGACACCCCACGAGTGGAGGACGGAGCCGCGATCTGGCGCATCGCCCGTGACTCCGAGGTCCTGGACCTCAACTCCTCGTACAGCTATCTGCTGTGGTGTCGCGACTTCGCCGCCACCTCCGTGGTGGCGCGCGGCTGTGACGGTGAGCCCATCGCCTTCGTCACCGGCTACGTACGTCCCGACCGCCCCGAGGCACTCGTCGTCTGGCAGGTCGCCGTCGACCACGCCCACCGCGGCCGGGGACTCGCCGGCGTACTGCTGGACGCGCTGACCGCCAGGGTCACCGACGGCCGCGGGATCCGGGAGATCGAGACCACCATCACCCCGGACAACACCGCATCCGACCGGCTGTTCACCTCGTACGCCCAGCGCCACGGCGCACGCGTGGAGCGTGAAGTCCTCTTCGACGGCGGGCTGTTCCCCGAGGGAACGCACCAGCCGGAAGTGCTCTACCGCATCAGCCCCCTCTCCGCCTGAACCCCCCCACCTCTGGAGACTGCTGTGACCATCACCCCGCCCGCCCTGAGTGTCTTCGAGACCCTGGAGTCGGAGGTGCGCAGCTACTGCCGCAGTTGGCCCGCCGTGTTCGACCGCGCGCAGGGCAGCTACCTCCACGACGAGGACGGCCACACCTACCTCGACTTCTTCGCCGGCGCAGGATCGCTCAACTACGGGCACAACAACCCGGTGCTGAAACGCGCGCTGATCGACTACATCGAGCGCGACGGCATCACGCACGGCCTCGACATGGCCACCACGGCCAAGCGCGCCTTCCTCGAGTCGTTCGAGAATGTGATCCTGCGGCCGCGCGACCTTCCGTACAAGGTCATGTTCCCCGGCCCGACCGGCACCAACGCCGTCGAGTCGGCGCTGAAGCTGGCCCGCAAGGTGAAGGGGCGCGAGTCCGTCGTCTCGTTCACCAACGCCTTCCACGGCATGTCGCTGGGCTCGCTCGCCGTCACCGGCAACGCCTTCAAGCGGGCCGGCGCCGGAATCCCGCTGGTGCACGGCACGCCGATGCCGTTCGACAACTACTTCGACGGCCAGGTCCCTGACTTCATCTGGTTCGAGCGACTGCTCCAGGACCAGGGCTCCGGGCTCAACAAGCCCGCGGCCGTCATCGTCGAGACGGTGCAGGGCGAGGGCGGTATCAA
The Streptomyces lunaelactis genome window above contains:
- a CDS encoding precorrin-8X methylmutase gives rise to the protein MTRVVHPIEQESFRRLRSRLDTSGFQPLTRAVVERVIHSAADLEYATDLVCDEPSLRAAHAALHAGAPVVADVEMVAAGITRRETVCRLRDARSGPGLTRSAHAVRLAHEQVGPGAIWVIGCAPTALEELLVLDAAPALVIGLPVGFVGAAESKAALRASGLPAVSNVSEKGGSAVAAAALNALLYHPHIKENA
- a CDS encoding sirohydrochlorin chelatase; translation: MTTPPALLIAGHGTRDEAGAEAFRDFVGELGRRHPELPVAGGFIELSPPPLGDAVTELVEQGVNRFAAVPLMLVSAGHAKGDIPAALARERERHPGISYAYGRPLGPHPSLLKVLERRLDEALGTAARTPADRADVTVLLVGRGSTDPDANAEVLKAARLLWEGRGYAGVETAFVSLAAPDVPSGLDRCVQLGARRIVVLPYFLFTGILPERVRLQTQGWAAAHPEVDVVSADVIGPTEELLDLVMERYREAVAGDIRMNCDSCVYRIALPGFEDKVGLPQQPHFHPDDDGHHHGHGHHHGSHAHAH
- the cobC gene encoding Rv2231c family pyridoxal phosphate-dependent protein CobC, which codes for MRTHTDAHDLRHHGDAEVRDAHLTDLAVNVRTGTPPDWLRERIADSLKALAAYPDGRAARAAVARRHGVPVERVLLTAGAAEAFVLLARALTVRHPLVVHPQFTEPEAALRDAGHEVARVLLREADGFRLDPAAVPDAADLVMIGNPTNPTSVLHPAADIASLARPGRVLVVDEAFMDAVPGESEALAGRTDVPGLVVLRSLTKTWGLAGLRIGYVLAEPETIVALERAQPLWPVATPALAAAEACMEPAALKEASLAACGIARERAHLLAGLAEFDEVRVVEAAEAPFVLLHVRRGAEVRERLRGLGFAARRGDTFPGLGPDWLRLAVRDRATTNRFLQALDQALTMVGD
- a CDS encoding SCO1860 family LAETG-anchored protein, translated to MNSNTFRAAAALLATAPVAVLAAAPAHATGGGGEGGRASAVVLRTGLDVSLLNKTVNVPLAATLNEVQAPASAEKTALTVQLDGVDGGRPFQVLRADVATAKATVDRHKAEGHTNLARAGLHVPGLPLLSLVEVEKVTSKAVCEAGKQPVAESSLLGHVTVLGKKVTLTTGGTSRVEVPGIGEVTLDLSKTHTTSRTAAATALSLKVSVNPLKLNVAEVTGTVTLAEAKCESPEAPAKQEEPAEQKPSAKPSAGMQAQSGEDPATENLAETGGSGATPYIACGAILLLAVGGRGLLLARSRARD
- a CDS encoding amidohydrolase family protein; translated protein: MSDHTVLHVKGRVLVGPEEARDELWVVDGRISYDRPRAEAVTVRGWALPGLVDAHCHVGLDHHGAVDEATSEKQALTDRDAGTLLIRDAGSPSDTRWIDEREDLPKIIRAGRHIARTRRYIRNFAHEIEPDDLVAYVAREARRGDGWVKLVGDWIDRDAGDLTACWPRGEVAAAIAEAHRLGARVTAHCFAEVALRDLVEAGIDCIEHATGLTEDTIPLFAERGVAIVPTLVNIATFPDLAAGGEAKFPQWSAHMRRLYERRYDTVRAAYDAGVPVFVGTDAGGSLAHGLVAAEVVELVKAGIPPVQALSATAWGAREWLGRPVLEEGAPADLVVYDEDPRADVRALAAPRRVILNGRVIG
- the ectA gene encoding diaminobutyrate acetyltransferase, which encodes MTAAQEHLVRASTPSEFLEIDTPRVEDGAAIWRIARDSEVLDLNSSYSYLLWCRDFAATSVVARGCDGEPIAFVTGYVRPDRPEALVVWQVAVDHAHRGRGLAGVLLDALTARVTDGRGIREIETTITPDNTASDRLFTSYAQRHGARVEREVLFDGGLFPEGTHQPEVLYRISPLSA
- the ectB gene encoding diaminobutyrate--2-oxoglutarate transaminase; amino-acid sequence: MTITPPALSVFETLESEVRSYCRSWPAVFDRAQGSYLHDEDGHTYLDFFAGAGSLNYGHNNPVLKRALIDYIERDGITHGLDMATTAKRAFLESFENVILRPRDLPYKVMFPGPTGTNAVESALKLARKVKGRESVVSFTNAFHGMSLGSLAVTGNAFKRAGAGIPLVHGTPMPFDNYFDGQVPDFIWFERLLQDQGSGLNKPAAVIVETVQGEGGINVARAEWLRALQDLCHRQDMLLIVDDIQMGCGRTGGFFSFEEAGITPDIVTLSKSISGYGLPMSLCLFKPELDIWEPGEHNGTFRGNNPAFVTAAAALNTYWADGQMEKQTLARGEQIERALLAIVDENDGAGVSFRGRGLVWGLEFEDKPRASAICARAFELGLLLETSGPEGEVVKLLPALTVSPEELDEGLRILARSVRETA